From one Suricata suricatta isolate VVHF042 unplaced genomic scaffold, meerkat_22Aug2017_6uvM2_HiC HiC_scaffold_379, whole genome shotgun sequence genomic stretch:
- the LOC115285072 gene encoding small integral membrane protein 30, whose protein sequence is MASVSAQLFLVLISLLLVLPVVEAVEAGDAIPLLLGVALSITGICACLGVYARKRNGQL, encoded by the coding sequence ATGGCTTCAGTTTCAGCACAGTTGTTCTTGGTCCTCATTTCACTGCTCTTGGTGCTGCCTGTCGTTGAAGCAGTAGAAGCTGGAGATGCAATCCCTCTCTTGTTAGGTGTGGCGCTCAGCATTACAGGCATTTGTGCTTGTTTGGGGGTATATGCACGAAAGAGAAATGGACAACTGTGA